The Cynocephalus volans isolate mCynVol1 chromosome 5, mCynVol1.pri, whole genome shotgun sequence genomic sequence AGGTCATCATTTGCCTTCCTTTACTCTCAAATCCAATTTTGTGAGGAAACTTGGAATGCTGAACTTGGTCCCTCCACCCCCTGCAGTTTTGTGGCACCCCCTCTTCCCTCACACAGATATTCTGCCGTGGCAGGGGTGGGGCCCTCCTGTCTTAAGAGCCTCTGATACTGTGGCTTCTGGCCCTTCCTTTGGAAGATAGTTCTGCCATGTAATGAGTCAAGCAGATCGTTCATCAGCtctgttttttaataaaacatgaaTAGCACAGTTTATGGCTTCTACTATTCAAACAGCAGTTGAGCCTAAGAggaattattcattttaatggtTCTAACACTCATTTCCAAGCAGCCATGCTGCTTTATCAAGCTTTTGCCTGAATTAGAGAATGACTGGCCTTGAATAGAGTCTTCTCAGGATGGTGGGCAGCCGGCATGCACATAGAACTGATAGCTGTGTTCCTTGTCACTGCAGACACCCCTTTTTATCCCTGGGACAGAGTCTCCTGGGAAGCAGAGTGGGGGGCTGGTGTCTGTGAGATGCAGCATGCATTTGCCCAGAGAGAAACATGCCCCATTTTATCTCAAAGATACACAGGCTCATAGGAAAGCTGTGAACAaaacttccttttctctcttcactaCTGTAGAAGCATCATCCCcacaaaataaacttaaaacataTGGGACATCATTGACCATGATGGGGGATGGCTGGAGGTTATAAAGACATACTATGTAACAAGCTTAGTGATTATGCCTGGCACACAATCCTGACTGCTTTTAGctccgttttacagatgaaggaagtGAGACAGATTTTCATAAGGTTGCACTGCTAATAAGTGAAAAAGCCCAGACTCACACCTACGTCTTCTGATTCCAAATCCCGTGTGATTTCCAAAGCATCCTTTGCCAGCCAGGTGCACTGAATGTGGGCCCTGCTGGAGGCACTATCTAGACTCAAGTGGACAGTTGATGGTGGGACCACAGCACTCCAGGGGAGGGCTGGGAGCAAGTGCTCAAGTGCGGTCAGTCTGAACCCTCAACTCATGCTGTGAGCGACTGTCTACAGGTAGGTCCTGTAGACAAAGCCTTCAAAACACAGAGTACCCCCGCCCGTGTCTCTCCATCCTCCTTTGCTTCCTCTCAAATGAGCTCATGATTTTTTGAGTTGGCCTGGGCTACAGGATCAATGCCACATTTAACATATCAAGGCCTAGAGAAGCACCCTACAATTTTGCTTAAGGAGCTACAGCTTCTGAGCTATATAGCAACCTGGGTGCTATGTTaacaaaactcagaaactcatgaagatttttttgttttgtttgaatttttgatGGCATTCAGGAAGATGGTAATATCGTTTTGCAGTTCCATTGCAGTAAGCAACTTTGCCCAGATAAGAAAGATTTCAACAAAAGACTTTCTTAATTAAGTATTGCCTGATGCCAGATTACAACTCAGAAGGCAGCGATAGGTTCCATTAAAGGATGAACTTTATTCCCACAGCTGACAGCTGATTAATGTGTTAATTAGAAACCCTGTTCCCCTCCCCCAGTTACCCTAATCGTCTCTTAAGCCCAGCAGAATGTATATATTGTGTCCGTATGGGTAACCTCATGGCATACTTTGGCTTTGACTTtggacatttatataaaaataaaggctcAGTTGCCAACATgaatagctttctttctttccagggGGAAATACAAGATGGAAAGAGTTATAGGAACCAGAAGTCCTGCCTTTTGGTTTTCTTATATCACGAGCAAGTGATATTTCTGCTGAGGCAGTGTCTTTAGAGAAGTTTAGTGGTGTAGGTTGCCACACATTTATTCACAGGAAAGGAGTGAATCCATCAGGCCACTGAGCTTATAAGTACTACCCTGgcagtcagccaccaaaatatAAATACCCTAAATGGACTAAAGGAAATGTTCATTCTGTTGTTTAGAATTGGACACATCCCAGGAAGGTAAATTTAATCTTTTTGAGGACTGCTGTTATAGGGCTGAATGGAATACGCATTTGCTTATCTCCTTTATGATCTTTTTGTCTTCCTGGTGATACATTATGTATTTGTGATACGAAGCGTTTCAGCTGTCTTGCTCAATGGCATTGCATGTGCTGATTGTTCGGTCTCCAGATTGGCATTGTTAAACAGCTTCAGCCCTCTGTCCAATCTGGGACCTGTTAGGGAAAAAAGTGGAACCAAAGAGGCCAGATTCCAACAGAAACAAAGCTGGGGTGGAATAAGGGGGGAAATCATTCCAGAGCCCAGTGAGTTAAGCTCTACACTTCttaatctttatcttttaaaatatctaaaagaatTTTGATACTTCCTGGCataacaaggaaaaaataatgcctcaaaaagtaaaaataaaataaaatttaaagccaACTAtggaaaaagaagggaagaataCCCCCTAATACCACAATTCAGAAAACCACAGTTTAAGAGATACATGCTGTATACTTCATGAATatacaaatgttattttattaaagagagagagatacagtATAAATTTTCACCTAACTATCACATCTTCAGTAATCAGCTCAGGTTCTTATGATGAAATCTCTAATTACTAGAAGTGTGTCATTAGTTAGATGTAGAATGAATGATGGTGCTGTGTTTTACTGCCTCACATGATATCTCCATTTGTGCCATCAATTCATTGACCTCATCTTAAATGATGTGTCCTATAGGACAGACTTGATTCATTATTTCTTAAGTGAGAATTTTTTCCCTAATAATTTTTTGCTTCATCAGAAAgattgcttttctgtatttttagatCAGTGTTCTGAATTGAAATGTAATAAGGCAAGGAGCCATACACGCATACCCCCACACACTCTCTCACATTACCCAAAAGGAGATAGATAAACTGGCACACTATTACTAAACACTTTGAGATGTTGCAGAAAATCAAGTAGCTAACCTTTGCTTTAACAGGAAAATTTGATGAAGTAGGATTTTTGCCTTTAACTTTGATGTCTGTAATTCTTTTTATGTGGAAATAGATAAAATATGATGGAGAATTCTCATttgataattgggaaagatcttATGAGCATTCCTTATTCATCAATGAATGATTGGAAGTGAAGGAAGTGAAGGGAGAGCATTTAAGTTAtatttagattattattattattttattccacttgaaaatatttatttagcttgAGGAAACAGGAGTCCTCTGGAGGCAAATAATTCAatctggaaattttaaaaaccaattaaGAATTTCAGAGAACTCTTTCCCCTTATGGTTAAAAAATAAGATCCAAAAGAAATATGCCAGAAATTTTGgtacattattttaattagtttaattCACTGATAATGTTTTTTAGTTCATGATTAAAGAAGCTATTTTTGATTCCCTCACTTCAAGCTTATAAATTTACACTTTAGACTTTCTATGGATGTCTAATATTGAAACAAAAGCAGGTGGTTTTTATCTCATAATGGAATTTAAATGCTACATCATTAcaaattaactttattaaaacAATCAGGTTTTGAAAGTAAGAACTTATGTGCATCATGTTTTCACTACTAATTTACTTAACCTTTATCTAGATGAGAATTTTGAAGGTCTGCTGGATTCTGTGGGTCTCTTCTCAACAGAGGCAATTCTGCACTTACTTGTAAACTGGGACTCTCAATTATGATAAAAACTTCCTTTAATTCAGGAAGAACCTGAAACACTGTAAAACGCAAGAGTATGTTAacaatgaaattatatatttttagccACTTTTAACAACTGCAGCAGTTTTGATAACTAAATTGTGAGAATGCCTTTCTGATCATCAAAGGTCACTCAGCAGTTTTCTCACTCAAATTTTTGCAAGAAGTATTTTGAAAGGGCAATTTGATATGTGACCAAACAAAAACTAATGTGTGCCAATAAGTATATGTTATTCAATCTCACACCATCAAGTTTATTTATTACCTGCAAACATCAGGGGAAAAAACAAGTGAGAAGAAAAAAGGGTGGATTTACACATACAGACCCACATCTGCCATGTGAGTGTTCACCCACAATCGCATACTAGCATGCCACCACTGTTTACAATCAAGGAAAGCTGAGAGTTAAATGAGATGAGTAATCAAATGCCCAGCATATGTTGTTTTTGCATTGTTTATGTGACCAATCATtgttaaaatttatcatcttttaattatatcagtttacaatagtgaaaaaaaacccaacatataCCAACAACAGAACAACAGATACCCTCTTCAACAAAAACAGGGTTCCATTTAGAACAATATTGGAACCAGTGCTTTACTGGGGAAGAGACTCAGATTCAAAAAACTCACCATTGCACTGTGTGTCACAGTATCTCTTCTGCTGCTATATGGCTTGAGTACTGaggaaatgacaaaaaataaaaataaagaaagaaagaataagaaaaagaaaaaggattgtGTGTGTAAAATTCTGTCAAAAAAAGTAAGGCACTGAAAGAACTATTGAAAATTTTGACATCTGTTTATCTGTTTATAGCTATGGCAAGATTACTCATATTAATTCTTGTTTAAAATGCCATATGAAGGAAAGACATTTGTGCAAACAAGAGTCATATTTGAATTGTAGATCATGTCTTCACCATCTGTGAGAGCTGATGGTGTTGCAAAATTAATGTGTTAATGAAATCACAATAATTTCTCCAAAGTAATGGGTTCTGAAGCCGAGAATGACTATTTTTTGAACTTTGATGTCTAGTGATTTCCAATTGGGAATAGCTCTCAGCCTTTAATTAGTTCTACAGcccaactttaaaataaatttggtgATGACTTTCTTTTGCCAGGAGtagatttgggggagggagggaagccaTAACAACTCTTGGAAAATGTTCACTGGTGTTTGAAAAGTTGTTAAATAAGACCACCTGCCAAGAAATGTCACCAAAAATTCTGACTACTGAGAGAGAGTGGGCAAACAGCTCAAAAAATAATTCTAGCTTGCTGCAACATCACAGGTTGGGAATAGCTAAACCTCACACAGACTTCATGATTAATTCCAAGTTTCTCCTTGGAAGCCAGACATAATGATGTTCAGTGCTTTGTGTTATTGGTTAACACAGCACACCCTTTCCAACTGCATTATCGAACACAGTCAATACTGTAAAGGGACTTTGCATGAGGAGAATTTTAAAGGGTTATGTTTCAAGCCCATTGAACTTTCTGGAGAATCCTTACCTGCAAAACGAAATTTAGATTTGCATTTACAGTGAGTCTCTTTGACAAGTGAAAAGGTGTAGGCAGGTATGTTGGGCAGGTATATGTACTCCTTTTTCTCAGCACCATCTTGAAGTCATGCTTAAAGGGgacacaacaatttcttgaaaaaaaaagaataagaggtTGTGATAATTGCTATGCTgaagagttaatatttataaaacaaactcatcATTTTGCAAACATTTCAGAATTTTACCTTTTAGAAGGAAACACTTcagtctttttgaaaaattgtgttTGATAAGGTTTGAAAGAGCCTTTATGTTAACATGAAATGCCATCTACCCAGGGAAATTGCTTATCTTACTGTTGTGGTTTTTTTATTACTGTGTTGTAGGTATGTGACTGGTGTAAGCACATAAGACACACAAAAGAATACCTGGATTTTGGGGACGGGGAAAGAAGGCTTCAGTTCTGCAGTGCAAAATGCCTCAATCAATACAAAATGGACATTTTCTACAAAGAGACACAAGCCAATCTTCCAGCTGGGCTGTGCAGCACATTACACCCTCCCatggaaaataaagcagaaggCACTGGGGTGCAGCTGCTTACTCCAGACTCTTGGAATATCCCGCTAACAGATGCTCGGAGGAAGGCACCCTCCCCAGTGGCTGCAGCTGGCCAAAGCCAGGGCCCTGGCCCGTCGGCGTCCGCCACGGTCTCTCCATCTGACACTGCCAACTGCTCTGTTACTAAAATCCCCACGCCGGTACCCAAGTCCATCCCCATCAGCGAGACTCCAAACATCCCTCCTGTTTCTGTCCAGCCACCTGCCAGCATCGGGCCTCCCCTTGGCGTCCCGCCTCGCAGCCCTCCCATGGTGATGACCAACCGGGGCCCTGTGCCGCTGCCCATCTTCATGGAGCAGCAGATCATGCAGCAGATCCGCCCGCCCTTCATCCGCGGGCCTCCGCACCACGCTTCCAACCCCAACAGCCCCCTGCCCAATCCCCTGCTACCCGGCATCGGGCCCCCGCCCGGAGGCCCCAGGAACCTGGGCCCCACTTCCAGTCCCATGCACCGGCCCATGCTATCGCCCCACATCCACCCCCCGAGCACCCCCACCATGCCGGGGAACCCCCCGGGCCTGCTGCCCCCGCCACCCCCCGGCGCCCCCTTGCCTAGTCTTCCCTTCCCGCCTGTGAGCATGATGCCAAATGGCCCGATGCCGGTGCCCCAGATGATGAATTTCGGGCTGCCGTCGCTCGCCCCTCTGGTGCCACCCCCCACCCTGCTCGTGCCATACCCCGTGATCGTGCCCCTGCCGGTGCCCATCCCCATCCCAATTCCCATCCCCCACGTCAATGATTCCAAGCCCCCTAACGGATTCTCCAGCAACGGGGAGAACTTCATTCCGAGCGCCCCCGGGGACTCCTCGGCGGCAGGAAGCAAGCCAGGCGGACAGTCCCTGTCCCCCCGGGACTCCAAGCAGGGCTCGTCCAAGTCGGCGGACTCTTCGCCCGGCTGCTCGGGCCAGGCCCTGAGCCTGGCGCCTGCTCCCGCGGAGCACGGCCGCAGCGAGGTGGTGGACCTGACGCGGCGCGCCGGCAGCCCCCCGGGCGCGGGAGGCCCGCTCGGCTTCCCCGGCGTGCTGCAGGGCCCGCAGGACGGCGTCATCGACCTGACCGTGGGCCACCGCGCCCGGCTGCACAACGTGATCCACCGCGCGCTGCACGCGCACGTCAAGGCGGAGCGCGAGCCGGGCGCCGCGGAGCGCAGGACCTGCGGCGGCTGCAGGGACGGCCACTGCAGCCCGCCCGCCGCCGGGGACCCCGGCCCGGGCGCCCCCGCGGGTCCCGAGGCGGCCGCGGCCTGCAACGTCATCGTGAACGGCACGCGCGGCGCCACTGTCGCCGCCGCCGAGGGCGCCAAGAGCGCGGAACCGCCTCCtgagcagccgccgccgccgcccgcgccccCCAAGAAGCTGCTGTCGCCCGAGGAACCGGCGGTGAGCGAGCTGGAGTCCGTCAAGGAGAACAACTGTGCTTCCAATTGCCACCTGGACGGGGAGGCGGCCAAAAAGCTGATGGGGGAGGAGGCCCTGGCGGGGGGCGACAAGTCAGACCCGAACCTTAATAACCCCGCGGACGAGGACCACGCCTATGCTCTGCGGATGCTGCCCAAGACCGGCTGCGTGATCCAGCCTGTGCCAAAACCCGCCGAGAAGACTGCCATGGCGCCCTGCATCATCTCCTCGCCCATGCTCAGCGCCGGGCCCGAGGACCTGGAGCCGCCACTCAAAAGGAGGTGCCTCCGAATTAGAAATCAGAATAAGTAAAAGGTTTGTATGTCCGCCTGGGCGCCCCTCCACAAGAGCCAGTGCACCTCGCCTTACTTCTTGCAAGGCAGAGGCAGAGCTGCACTCATAATCGTGATTTTGCCTTGCGTGTTTTACAGCACACTTTGTGTGGTCACCTGCTATCAACATTTTGATCCAACAGCTAAGATACTGAGCAGTTGTTTAGTAGCATCATTCCCTTTTtacagctaaggaaactgagCCACAGCGTGTAAGTGCCATGCCCAAGGTTATCTACTTAAGGGTAAAGCCCAGTCTTAAGCCTAAATTGAAACAATATCTCCTTAActacactttattttattattatgctcATCTCTGTAATCCCCCCTACTGGAGAAGGGGAGGatgtggggaggaaggagagattaTGTGAGACACCTAAATGTTGTGGCAAGGTTGCAGGGCAGTGATAAAAGATCCAGCGAACCCATGAGCTGGGCCACCTCCAAAAGCTGGTAGCCTCACTGGCAGAATTACTCAGCTCACCAAAGTTTCTTGATAACCACGGGATTCCATTTGTAAGATGGGAGTAAATACTAGCCTTCTTACATGCATATGCCAACTGAACACAGGCCCTAAGCCCCCTTTGCCTGGCAGGGTGTTGGAGCAATGGCTCCCAGCTCCTGGTTGTGGGTCTCTTCCTTCAGCTTGGCACCAACCAGCATTCCCCAAGGCAGGCTTCAAGCATCACTGACCAGCTTTGCTTTCTCCCCCTTTGAGGTCTCAGCCACCCAGCTGCGGGCTTGCTCACCTCTTGCAGACGTGAAAGGCTTTGATAGGGACAGGGGCAGCAGTGCTGAAGTGAGGGGATATCTCTGACCTCACGGGAGAATTCTCATTAATGCCAAATGAGCCACTGTTCCTGAGACCTGAGTTTCAGGGGCGGGAGAGGCAACTACCACGTGTGCCCACTATATCCGGATGTGGTCTCATTTGCTTCTCCCACCAATCCTGGTAGAACAGGCATCGTGTGCATCTTACCAAGGAGGAAGATGAGGCTTAGAGACCTTGCCCAAATCAGAGCTGGTAAGTGGGGTACCAGTATTTAACTCAGGTGTGTCCTACCCAGATCTCCAGCTCTTCCCTCTGTCCAAGTGGGCAGCAGCAGGCCAAAATTCAGTTGAGTTTATCAACTGTTtatggaaaggaagagagacaagatgagcatttattgagtacctaacTTGTGCACTGCTCCTTCCAGGGACTGGGGACATTCAAAGGGGAATATGATGCTGTTCCTGTGCTTGCTCTCCAGGCACTTACCATCTGGTGGGGATATAAACCCAGGGAGGAAGGAGGCCTGGGGTAGGAGAGGTGGACCTCCCAGGAAGAATGATTGCTTGTTCTCTTCTAAGCGTTTTTCAGTAGTGTTTCTTCAGATCTGGATTTATAGGacaattattgttttcattttactgatgagaaaattgagacagaagttaagtaacttgcataAGAGTACCAAGTTAGtaagcagagctgagattcaaatacAGGCTATCTGATTCCAgagttaaattttctttaaaacactgtAGGATAATAGGCTAATGATAGTTCCTTTATTACCCTATTTACTAAAATTCTTTTATCCACCTCAGTTGTCTTGGGAGAAGTtcctaagaaataaaaacaaaaaaacgtgAGCCTATCTATCAACTTCTCTAACTCTTCAGACAGTATttaattcttgtttttccagcaacaacagcaacaaaactacaTTACCAACCTATTACCCCACAGTGGGAAATATAAGTGTAGAGCATGACACTTGATGTGGTGTTTCCGGCCCATGTGTCTAAGTTAGCATATCTACCTGGGCACCTGACTTATGGCCCGAAGTTTGCTTGGGAAGCAGAGCCCAGAGCAAGGAGACTTGCTGGGTGGTTCAAGAAGGGTTTGTCAGCCCTCATAGTTGGCAGTCTCCTTATCCACTGATGGCTTTACCAGTAGGAGCAGAATATTAAAAGTGAGTTCACCATTCCTTGATTTTACATCTGCAAGTTGGGCTGTCTGAAGACAGATGGCCTCAGCCTTCTTGCAGCCACCTCAATTGAAAATGCCCCTGATTTCTTCACGAGACTAATTTAATCTAGTTGACAAAGCTGTGAACAATGGGAAGATGtgcaaaaaaaaagtgacagCCTTCAGAAAGTCAGAAAACATTGGGAATTGTCATTTTAAACACATTCTAATACCACTCATTCAAATGACATTAAAGGAAGAATGGGAGGGTGAAAAATTTTACTGCCATTACTGGGGTGGGAAGTGACCAGATCAAAAAATAGTAATGCTAGCCTATAAGTAGCTATGAgaccaaaagaatataaaaatataaaatgcgtGACGACTATTTGGATGATATATGTTTCTGAGTAAAGAATCAGGCAAGGGTCTTGCATGTGCACCAGAATCATTACTAAAAATATTAACCTGGCTTCAGCCAATTTCAGCTGATACAGTGATGAAATTGCCCAGTACCTCTTGAGATTGGAAAGTTCTTTTTATGATAGGTCCCCCAAGAAATTACAGCTTTTCCCTAAAGTCAGAAATACTCATGCTTTGTCTGCCACAGAGGGGTGACAGGCAAGTGATTTAAGATGGGGGAAGAACTACTTCTCCTCCACTAAATCACATTTCCTCTTGCCCTCAGTAGTTCCTTGTCACCTCATAGCAGTCTCCACCTGCCATAATTCACTCACATGCTCTGGCCTTTCCTGATTTTCAGTGCACATGTGgtgctgtttttcttttacacCTTTGGAAAGCTAGCCCATTCATATggttgggaaaattggaaatgCACCCATTAAATAAAGGACTGAATGGCTTTCGTGCCTTGATGGTGAACACTGGTGACCAGTTAAAGCCAAAGTGGAAAGCATtataaaccaaaagcaaaactcAGGCTGAGATGTGGTAGGTGAGGTGCAGGTGAGTGATTTCTCCATGTGCTTGTTGGTAATTGATTATATTATTTCTCATAGGAGCATCTGTCAGTAACTTCAGTCAGCATTCTTCATTCTCACTATGCCTACCTTTGTCCTActgtattactattttaaaatattatttaaaatatctccaAAGCAGACTGTATCTTGAAATCAGAAACCCAGGTAGATACAATTTTCTTCAAAGAAGTCATCATATTTGCTAGGTctttcaaattataatttttccccctcatttGGAAGTTATTCTGTTCCTGGTTACCTAACTTTATGCATTCTTGTTTGTTGATATGATTACAAATGATTTCAATGGGAGGATATTTTTCCCAGATGCAGAACTAATTAAGTTTAGTTGACAATTTTAAAAGGTTGTAACTCCCTTTAATCTTCAACTTTTAAGACTCCAAATACCAGTTCTACAGCTTCTGTAAGCTggaaaaaaatccccccaaataataaggaaaacaatgtacaaacatttttcaaactGTTCTATCCACAAAGAATTCTATTTATAAATGGTGTACTCCTGTCTTTGTCTTTGCCTGGGTGCTTGGGGGGATAGCTGTTTATATTTggacattttctaa encodes the following:
- the SOBP gene encoding sine oculis-binding protein homolog isoform X1; translated protein: MAEMEKEGRPPENKRSRKPAHPVKREINEEMKNFAENTMNELLGWYGYDKVELKDGEDIEFRSYPTDGESRQHISVLKENSLPKPKLPEDSVISPYNISTGYSGLATGNGLSDSPAGSKDHGNVPIIVPLIPPPFIKPPAEDDVSNVQIMCAWCQKVGIKRYSLSMGSEVKSFCSEKCFAACRRAYFKRNKARDEDGHAENFPQQHYAKETPRLAFKNNCELLVCDWCKHIRHTKEYLDFGDGERRLQFCSAKCLNQYKMDIFYKETQANLPAGLCSTLHPPMENKAEGTGVQLLTPDSWNIPLTDARRKAPSPVAAAGQSQGPGPSASATVSPSDTANCSVTKIPTPVPKSIPISETPNIPPVSVQPPASIGPPLGVPPRSPPMVMTNRGPVPLPIFMEQQIMQQIRPPFIRGPPHHASNPNSPLPNPLLPGIGPPPGGPRNLGPTSSPMHRPMLSPHIHPPSTPTMPGNPPGLLPPPPPGAPLPSLPFPPVSMMPNGPMPVPQMMNFGLPSLAPLVPPPTLLVPYPVIVPLPVPIPIPIPIPHVNDSKPPNGFSSNGENFIPSAPGDSSAAGSKPGGQSLSPRDSKQGSSKSADSSPGCSGQALSLAPAPAEHGRSEVVDLTRRAGSPPGAGGPLGFPGVLQGPQDGVIDLTVGHRARLHNVIHRALHAHVKAEREPGAAERRTCGGCRDGHCSPPAAGDPGPGAPAGPEAAAACNVIVNGTRGATVAAAEGAKSAEPPPEQPPPPPAPPKKLLSPEEPAVSELESVKENNCASNCHLDGEAAKKLMGEEALAGGDKSDPNLNNPADEDHAYALRMLPKTGCVIQPVPKPAEKTAMAPCIISSPMLSAGPEDLEPPLKRRCLRIRNQNK
- the SOBP gene encoding sine oculis-binding protein homolog isoform X2; translated protein: MAEMEKEGRPPENKRSRKPAHPVKREINEEMKNFAENTMNELLGWYGYDKVELKDGEDIEFRSYPTDGESRQHISVLKENSLPKPKLPEDSVISPYNISTGYSGLATGNGLSDSPAGSKDHGNVPIIVPLIPPPFIKPPAEDDVSNVQIMCAWCQKVGIKRYSLSMGSEVKSFCSEKCFAACRRAYFKRNKVCDWCKHIRHTKEYLDFGDGERRLQFCSAKCLNQYKMDIFYKETQANLPAGLCSTLHPPMENKAEGTGVQLLTPDSWNIPLTDARRKAPSPVAAAGQSQGPGPSASATVSPSDTANCSVTKIPTPVPKSIPISETPNIPPVSVQPPASIGPPLGVPPRSPPMVMTNRGPVPLPIFMEQQIMQQIRPPFIRGPPHHASNPNSPLPNPLLPGIGPPPGGPRNLGPTSSPMHRPMLSPHIHPPSTPTMPGNPPGLLPPPPPGAPLPSLPFPPVSMMPNGPMPVPQMMNFGLPSLAPLVPPPTLLVPYPVIVPLPVPIPIPIPIPHVNDSKPPNGFSSNGENFIPSAPGDSSAAGSKPGGQSLSPRDSKQGSSKSADSSPGCSGQALSLAPAPAEHGRSEVVDLTRRAGSPPGAGGPLGFPGVLQGPQDGVIDLTVGHRARLHNVIHRALHAHVKAEREPGAAERRTCGGCRDGHCSPPAAGDPGPGAPAGPEAAAACNVIVNGTRGATVAAAEGAKSAEPPPEQPPPPPAPPKKLLSPEEPAVSELESVKENNCASNCHLDGEAAKKLMGEEALAGGDKSDPNLNNPADEDHAYALRMLPKTGCVIQPVPKPAEKTAMAPCIISSPMLSAGPEDLEPPLKRRCLRIRNQNK